From a single Micromonospora carbonacea genomic region:
- a CDS encoding AfsR/SARP family transcriptional regulator, which produces MLRFEVLGPLRVLRDGLEVDLGPAQQRSVLALLLARAGEPVTIAEFADLLWGADPPSRAVNVVHRHVGAVRRLLEPALPPRSTGRVVGGAGEYRLTVAADELDLTRFRRLVTRGRELAAQGRLADGLALAVDALGLWRGPCAGGPEALRRDHPSFTAVDRECAAVAREAAEAALYTGTVHPVLPTVLAIADLFPLDEALQAQTLLLLEAGGRRAEAVARYERVRARLADELGTDPDAELRQAYDEVARRGGPVDPAAGPPARARVAEEPAAPLRLAGSLRPAQLPPDLPVFAGRDEQIRHMARMLRSHRTRTAMPLLAIDGLPGSGKTACAVRLAHLLADSCPDGQLYVDLQGFHPSDRALDPLDVLGCFLDLLGVPDRAVPAALDARLRLARSHLAGRRVMIVLDNARDVDQVRHLLPGSADCLVLVTSRRRLDGLATAYGAHLVTLDVLPADEARRFLLARIGAVAPADDEALDEIVERCGRLPLALALVSGRALEHPGRGLADLARELRAAQGTLDGFASHTIQTDLRAVFSWSYRLLGEPAARLFRLLSLRPDREIGLPAVASLAGLPVRRCRELVGELVHTGLLTRAGPGRYRSHDLIHAYAGELCQEHDAEPVRRAARRRLHRHHCRHLGDTVEASATRGR; this is translated from the coding sequence GTGCTGCGCTTCGAGGTGCTCGGGCCCCTGCGGGTCCTTCGGGACGGCCTTGAGGTGGACCTGGGCCCGGCCCAGCAGCGTTCGGTGCTGGCGCTGTTGCTGGCCCGCGCCGGTGAGCCGGTGACGATCGCCGAGTTCGCCGACCTGCTGTGGGGCGCGGACCCCCCGTCCCGGGCCGTGAACGTGGTGCACCGGCACGTCGGCGCGGTGCGCCGCCTGCTGGAACCGGCGCTGCCGCCGCGCTCCACGGGGCGGGTGGTGGGCGGCGCGGGCGAGTACCGGCTGACGGTGGCGGCCGACGAGCTCGACCTGACCCGGTTCCGCCGGCTCGTGACGCGCGGCCGTGAGCTGGCGGCGCAGGGTCGGCTGGCGGACGGCCTCGCGCTCGCCGTCGACGCGCTGGGCCTGTGGCGGGGGCCGTGCGCCGGCGGCCCGGAGGCCCTGCGCCGGGACCACCCGTCCTTCACGGCCGTCGACCGGGAGTGCGCGGCGGTGGCCCGGGAGGCCGCCGAGGCGGCCCTCTACACCGGCACGGTCCACCCGGTGCTGCCCACGGTGCTGGCCATCGCCGACCTGTTCCCCCTCGACGAGGCACTACAGGCGCAGACGTTGCTGCTGCTGGAGGCGGGCGGGCGGCGCGCGGAGGCGGTCGCGCGCTACGAGCGTGTCCGCGCCCGCCTGGCCGACGAACTCGGCACCGACCCCGATGCCGAGCTGCGCCAGGCGTACGACGAGGTGGCGCGCCGGGGCGGCCCGGTCGACCCGGCCGCGGGCCCGCCGGCCCGCGCGCGGGTCGCGGAGGAGCCCGCGGCGCCCCTGCGCCTGGCCGGTTCTCTCCGCCCGGCGCAGCTGCCCCCGGACCTGCCCGTCTTCGCCGGCCGCGACGAGCAGATCCGGCACATGGCGCGCATGCTGCGCAGCCACCGCACCCGCACCGCCATGCCGCTGCTGGCCATCGACGGCCTGCCGGGCAGCGGCAAGACCGCCTGCGCGGTGCGCCTGGCGCACCTGCTCGCCGACTCCTGCCCGGACGGCCAGCTCTACGTCGACCTCCAGGGCTTCCACCCGAGCGACAGGGCCCTGGACCCGCTGGACGTGCTCGGCTGCTTCCTCGACCTGCTGGGCGTGCCCGACCGCGCCGTCCCCGCCGCGTTGGACGCCCGCCTGCGCCTGGCGCGCAGCCACCTCGCGGGCCGGCGGGTGATGATCGTCCTGGACAACGCCCGCGACGTGGACCAGGTGCGGCACCTCCTGCCGGGCTCCGCCGACTGCCTCGTGCTGGTGACGAGCCGGCGTCGGCTCGACGGGCTCGCCACGGCGTACGGGGCGCACCTGGTCACCCTGGACGTCCTCCCGGCCGACGAGGCACGCCGGTTCCTGCTCGCCCGCATCGGCGCGGTGGCACCGGCGGACGACGAGGCGCTGGACGAGATCGTGGAGCGGTGCGGGCGGCTGCCGCTGGCCTTGGCCCTCGTTTCGGGACGCGCCCTGGAGCACCCGGGGCGGGGACTGGCGGACCTCGCCCGGGAACTGCGGGCGGCCCAGGGCACCCTGGACGGGTTCGCGAGCCACACCATCCAGACCGACCTGCGGGCCGTCTTCTCCTGGTCGTACCGGCTGCTCGGCGAGCCGGCGGCGCGCCTGTTCCGGCTGCTGTCGCTGCGGCCGGACCGGGAGATCGGCCTGCCGGCGGTCGCGAGCCTCGCCGGCCTGCCGGTGCGGCGGTGCCGCGAGCTCGTCGGCGAGCTGGTCCACACCGGTCTGCTGACCCGGGCCGGTCCCGGCCGGTACCGCTCGCACGACCTGATCCACGCGTACGCCGGCGAGCTGTGCCAGGAGCACGACGCCGAACCGGTGCGCCGGGCGGCCCGGCGGCGGCTGCACCGGCACCACTGCCGGCACCTCGGCGACACCGTCGAGGCGTCGGCGACGCGTGGGCGCTGA
- a CDS encoding AfsR/SARP family transcriptional regulator produces MTVDGGETDLWLEVMGPLRVRRSGVELDPGPRQQRLVLALLLADAGRTVPVGEIVDALWEEPPAHAVNVVQRHIGGLRRLLEPGLAARSTGRWIASDPAGYRLLATAEQLDLLRFRALVRRGAAAERAGHVEEALSHYVEALPLWRGACGSMPELPSQQPAVFGAVDRECVDLVRRTADLAHRGCAVRLVLPALRRATELHPLDEALHAQFLGTLSADGKQAEAIAVYQDICRRLAEELDVGPGAQLRQAYATVLRADGAHGLPGAGPRHRPRDAATTRARAAPLPVPAQLPQDPPRIVGRDEELRRGLDALDGPDGGPAAVPILAVDGLPGIGKTTFAVHLAHRLTAAYPDGQLHVDMRGFAPDGPTDPGEALRGFLTALGLPDAEVPAALQARVGLYRSALAGRRVLVLVDNVRDAEQARHLLPGAPGCAVLVTGRGRLTALATGFGARLVNLDVLSPAQSRELVASRVGVARTPAGRHAVDQVAQRCGGLPLALAAVAAHASPPTGDAVDSQVREAFSWSYRLLSPRARRLFRLLPVHPGPGIAAPAVACLLGASAAEARALVGELVRAGLLVERGAGRYDSHDLIRAYAHELSVEAEPEAVRREALGRLADHYRQPDLVGLR; encoded by the coding sequence ATGACGGTGGACGGCGGCGAGACGGACCTGTGGCTGGAGGTGATGGGCCCGCTGCGGGTGCGGCGCTCGGGCGTCGAACTGGACCCGGGGCCCCGGCAGCAGCGGCTGGTCCTGGCTCTGCTGCTCGCCGACGCGGGGCGGACGGTGCCGGTCGGCGAGATCGTGGACGCGCTGTGGGAGGAGCCGCCGGCCCACGCGGTGAACGTGGTGCAGCGGCACATCGGCGGGCTGCGGCGGCTCCTGGAGCCCGGCCTCGCCGCCCGGTCGACCGGCCGGTGGATCGCGAGCGACCCGGCCGGATACCGGCTGCTGGCGACGGCCGAGCAGCTCGACCTGCTCAGGTTCCGCGCGCTGGTGCGGCGCGGGGCGGCCGCCGAGCGCGCCGGGCACGTCGAGGAGGCGTTGTCGCACTACGTCGAGGCGCTGCCCCTGTGGCGGGGGGCCTGCGGGAGCATGCCGGAGCTGCCGTCGCAGCAGCCCGCGGTCTTCGGCGCGGTGGACCGGGAGTGCGTGGACCTGGTACGCAGGACCGCCGACCTGGCGCACCGCGGCTGCGCCGTGCGGCTCGTCCTGCCGGCCCTGCGGCGGGCGACGGAGCTGCACCCCCTGGACGAGGCGCTGCACGCGCAGTTCCTCGGCACGCTCTCGGCCGACGGCAAGCAGGCCGAGGCGATCGCCGTCTACCAGGACATCTGCCGGCGGCTGGCCGAGGAACTCGACGTCGGCCCCGGCGCACAGCTCCGTCAGGCGTACGCGACGGTGCTGCGCGCCGACGGGGCGCACGGGCTGCCCGGGGCCGGCCCACGGCACCGCCCCCGCGACGCGGCCACGACACGCGCCCGAGCGGCCCCGCTTCCCGTCCCGGCCCAGCTACCGCAGGATCCGCCCCGGATCGTCGGCCGGGACGAGGAGCTGCGCCGGGGCCTCGACGCCCTCGACGGGCCGGACGGCGGCCCGGCCGCCGTGCCGATCCTGGCCGTCGACGGACTGCCGGGCATCGGCAAGACGACGTTCGCGGTCCACCTGGCGCACCGGCTCACGGCCGCCTACCCCGACGGCCAGCTCCACGTGGACATGCGCGGCTTCGCTCCGGACGGCCCGACGGATCCGGGCGAGGCGTTGCGGGGTTTCCTCACCGCCCTCGGCCTGCCCGACGCCGAGGTCCCCGCCGCGCTCCAGGCCCGGGTCGGGCTCTACCGCAGCGCGCTGGCCGGCCGGCGGGTGCTGGTGCTCGTGGACAACGTCCGCGACGCGGAGCAGGCGCGGCATCTGTTGCCGGGCGCGCCCGGCTGCGCGGTGCTGGTGACCGGCCGCGGCCGGCTCACCGCGCTGGCCACCGGGTTCGGGGCGCGGCTGGTGAACCTCGACGTGCTCTCGCCGGCGCAGTCACGCGAGCTGGTCGCCTCCCGGGTGGGCGTCGCCCGGACGCCGGCCGGGCGGCACGCCGTGGATCAGGTCGCGCAGCGGTGCGGCGGGCTGCCGCTGGCGCTTGCCGCGGTCGCCGCCCACGCGTCGCCGCCCACCGGCGACGCCGTGGACAGTCAGGTACGCGAGGCGTTCTCCTGGTCGTACCGGCTGCTCAGCCCGCGCGCCCGGCGGCTGTTCCGGTTGCTGCCGGTGCACCCGGGGCCGGGCATCGCCGCGCCGGCGGTCGCCTGCCTGCTCGGCGCGTCCGCGGCCGAGGCCCGGGCGCTGGTCGGCGAGCTGGTGCGCGCGGGGCTGCTGGTGGAGCGCGGGGCGGGGCGGTACGACAGCCACGACCTGATCCGCGCGTACGCCCACGAGTTGAGCGTCGAGGCGGAGCCGGAGGCGGTGCGTCGGGAGGCGCTGGGCCGGCTCGCCGACCACTACCGACAGCCGGACCTCGTGGGCCTGCGCTGA
- a CDS encoding SDR family NAD(P)-dependent oxidoreductase, which produces MTQVKISADRFGPWALVTGASSGIGREFARQLAANGLHVVLAARRTDTLAELGAEIESRYGVRHLAVTVDLSEASGPDRLAEATSSLDVGLLVSNAGDLTPGEFLSLDLRHSIDSLQLNAYSHLVLARVFGRRLADRGRGGVVLVGAAGAEHGIPWLAAHAAAKAYTNTLGRGLHAEFAARGVTVTVLAPGPTRTELQSRRSLPDSVGMTAADCVSQALRALEAGRGMVIPGVVARVMNRLPASLTRRIAGRTMAAAAAQESAR; this is translated from the coding sequence ATGACGCAGGTGAAGATCTCGGCCGATCGCTTCGGGCCGTGGGCCCTGGTCACCGGGGCCTCGTCCGGCATCGGCCGCGAGTTCGCCCGGCAACTGGCGGCGAACGGCCTCCACGTCGTCCTCGCCGCCCGGCGCACCGACACGCTCGCCGAGCTCGGGGCGGAGATCGAGAGCCGGTACGGTGTGCGGCACCTGGCCGTCACGGTGGACCTGAGCGAGGCGAGCGGGCCGGACCGCCTCGCCGAGGCGACGTCCAGCCTGGACGTGGGGCTGCTCGTCTCCAACGCCGGCGACCTGACGCCCGGCGAGTTCCTCAGCCTGGACCTGCGCCACTCGATCGACTCGTTGCAGCTCAACGCCTACAGCCATCTGGTGCTCGCCCGCGTGTTCGGCAGGCGGCTCGCCGACCGCGGCCGGGGCGGTGTCGTGCTGGTCGGCGCGGCGGGCGCCGAGCACGGCATCCCCTGGCTCGCCGCCCATGCCGCCGCGAAGGCGTACACGAACACGCTCGGGCGGGGGTTGCACGCCGAGTTCGCCGCCCGCGGGGTCACCGTGACCGTGCTGGCGCCCGGCCCGACCCGCACCGAGCTGCAAAGCCGGCGGTCGCTGCCGGACTCCGTCGGGATGACGGCCGCGGACTGCGTGTCCCAGGCGCTCAGGGCGCTGGAGGCCGGCCGGGGCATGGTGATCCCCGGCGTCGTCGCGCGCGTGATGAACCGCCTGCCCGCCTCGCTCACCCGCCGGATCGCGGGGCGGACCATGGCCGCCGCCGCAGCGCAGGAATCGGCCCGGTGA